From a single Hippoglossus stenolepis isolate QCI-W04-F060 chromosome 2, HSTE1.2, whole genome shotgun sequence genomic region:
- the LOC118101348 gene encoding uncharacterized protein LOC118101348, whose product MATKPEAWQEQGPINSIDKQVNESWAQGEVGSTVGLHSSPLQEKRAPRAEPEEDIDDLEPGAQGQTLQENQTLSGIQTGDATELENQESTTTREKLEAVTEEVSELSQAEEESENPADVCEDAFPPPPPLLIASSTDECLEAEGFSRLADEVSEWISDAKIISDPAEDLISPDKEWALTTQLTELVYQEVESISKEMTADDMAAEENDTQLHFSPDASDNSEPENNISGSAQQSSSDSNSSDDVRSPPFADESEEEEEVSMDIASRQQEWSTLDIRSKLLQPSYSNADGPTSPLPAVPSAKQQEELLPLRQSALVPKRANQEATQQVQGQSSPPLSTVAMESSNQGGAASQGSGCIGAVRHSGAGESTEGECKQTGEEEGQNESGPDRSRAEGQHSTGLLRSVQRQERYVTENCVQGVNFKHSKQDRMESDFCDDSQSDSGVSADFSPGSTLGGNTTISTGTPASKETPIESEIRRTIEREHSLRRSRGLPNPPTSPEYVEIPLRKNVLSEPLNIKSERCQGKDKQFAGKKMQQEIHEETQREQDLVELGKVPGFYDKGTVRQLKEKKQIFEAFQQPSDSTLSVSTRSKTTSWSSANDVSTLEENQEDTLSQTSTIGALYVERRQSTDLLSPPVSPYSAKGRHSTYSTPPVMGFSKETDHQVIIIENNLSVPAQKLYHAKLEAEPVDTVDSGDPNISSQGTGTSGGIIKEEEEEEEVALKDNPFFKLRSSTNVAKVEQDIREAQEREKELRKQRMSLYGGAGVVQVGGETIPTMSSSSLNGPAVPEIPDSSPRWRNGPSAAQQSAGKVSIWPPPQAEEGRTTQQEVLCSPRTPRQKSPLVQRWESGLVNGHNEGDD is encoded by the coding sequence atggcaacaaaacCCGAGGCCTGGCAGGAGCAGGGTCCCATCAACTCAATAGACAAGCAGGTCAATGAGTCCTGGGCCCAGGGTGAAGTGGGCTCCACCGTAGGCCTCCACAGCTCCCCTCTGCAAGAGAAAAGAGCTCCCAGGGCAGAACCCGAAGAGGACATAGATGACCTGGAGCCTGGAGCTCAAGGCCAAACTCTGCAGGAGAACCAAACACTCTCGGGAATTCAAACAGGGGATGCAACCGAATTGGAAAATCAAGAATCAACAACCACCAGGGAAAAGCTAGAAGCTGTGACAGAGGAAGTATCAGAATTATCACAGGCTGAGGAGGAATCAGAAAATCCTGCTGACGTATGTGAGGATGCTTTCCCACCcccgcctcctctcctcattgCCTCATCAACGGATGAATGCTTAGAGGCTGAGGGGTTTTCCAGGCTAGCGGACGAGGTTTCTGAGTGGATCAGTGATGCTAAGATTATCTCGGACCCTGCAGAAGACCTAATTTCTCCTGATAAAGAATGGGCCCTGACAACTCAGCTCACTGAACTAGTTTATCAAGAGGTAGAGTCAATATCCAAGGAGATGACAGCAGATGATATGGCAGCGGAGGAGAATGACACACAGCTGCACTTTTCACCTGATGCTTCTGACAACAGTGAACCTGAAAATAATATATCTGGGTCTGCTCAGCAGTCTTCCTCTGACAGTAACAGCTCCGATGATGTACGCTCGCCTCCTTTTGCTGATGaaagtgaggaagaagaggaagttaGCATGGATATTGCATCTCGCCAGCAGGAATGGAGTACACTAGATATAAGAAGCAAGCTTCTCCAACCCTCATACTCCAATGCCGATGGCCCAACATCACCGCTGCCTGCAGTTCCCTCAGCCAAACAGCAGGAAGAGCTGTTGCCTCTACGCCAAAGTGCACTTGTCCCCAAGAGAGCAAACCAGGAAGCTACACAACAGGTGCAAGGCCAGAGCTCTCCACCTTTGTCGACCGTTGCCATGGAGTCATCCAATCAGGGTGGGGCAGCTTCTCAAGGCTCTGGGTGTATTGGAGCTGTGAGGCACAGCGGGGCGGGGGAAAGCACAGAGGGAGAATGCAAGCAaacaggtgaggaggaagggCAGAACGAGAGTGGACCTGACAGGAGCAGGGCAGAAGGGCAACACAGCACAGGACTGTTAAGATCGGTCCAAAGACAAGAGCGATACGTGACTGAAAATTGCGTCCAAGGTGTGAATtttaaacacagtaaacaaGACAGAATGGAGAGCGACTTTTGTGATGACAGCCAGAGCGACAGTGGAGTATCAGCGGACTTCTCCCCAGGCAGCACTTTGGGGGGCAACACCACCATCTCCACGGGGACTCCAGCATCCAAAGAGACTCCCATTGAGAGTGAGATCCGACGTACTATAGAGCGTGAACACAGCCTGAGAAGGTCCAGAGGACTTCCAAATCCCCCCACTTCTCCAGAGTACGTGGAGATTCCTTTAAGAAAAAACGTTCTCTCTGAGCCGCTCAATATTAAGTCCGAGAGGTGTCAAGGCAAAGACAAGCAGTTTGCAGGcaaaaaaatgcagcaggagatccaCGAGGAGACCCAGAGAGAACAGGACCTGGTCGAGCTTGGGAAAGTTCCAGGTTTCTACGACAAAGGCACAGTTCGCCAactcaaagaaaagaaacagatttttgaGGCCTTTCAGCAACCCAGTGACTCGACTTTGTCTGTCTCAACCAGGAGTAAAACCACGTCCTGGTCCTCAGCCAATGACGTTTCCACCTTGGAGGAGAACCAGGAGGATACCTTGTCACAGACATCCACCATAGGAGCCTTGTAtgtggagaggagacagagcacAGACTTGCTAAGTCCCCCAGTGAGCCCTTACTCAGCCAAAGGAAGGCATTCAACCTACTCAACCCCTCCAGTAATGGGGTTCTCCAAGGAGACGGATCACCAGGTCATCATCATAGAGAATAACCTGAGTGTCCCAGCTCAGAAGCTGTACCATGCCAAACTTGAGGCAGAGCCTGTCGACACAGTCGACTCTGGAGATCCAAACATCTCATCGCAAGGGACAGGAACAAGTGGTGGGATTatcaaggaggaggaggaggaggaggaggtggcccTCAAGGATAATCCCTTTTTCAAGCTGCGCTCCTCGACAAATGTAGCCAAAGTGGAGCAGGATATCCGGGAGGctcaagagagggagaaggagctCCGTAAGCAGAGGATGAGTCTGTATGGGGGAGCAGGGGTTGTACAAGTAGGAGGAGAAACGATTCCCACaatgtcttcctcctctctgaatGGTCCAGCTGTTCCTGAAATACCTGACTCCTCACCCAGGTGGAGGAACGGACCCTCAGCAG